The following is a genomic window from Pseudothermotoga thermarum DSM 5069.
GCAACATCTGCAATAGACAGTGGAGACTTAGGGTGAATTTTGTGTCTGGACAAAATACCTCAGTTGAAACATCTGGTTCAGCTCATACATACATCCCTTTACCCTCATTATCCCGTTCCTCCATTTTGTCTCCCTCAGGTTCTTCCTGTGCAAATACACGCTTAACTCCAATAGCTCAACACTCCCAAAATATCCCCCACTTTTTATCCTTACTCGCTCTATCTTGCTGTTTATGCTCTCCACCGCATTCGTCGTGTATATGTATCCCCTCAATTCCTCAGGATATTTCGTATATGCCACGTATTTCTCTTTCTTACCCTCCAAATATCTCACAAAACTCGGATACTCCTCTTTGTACTTCTCAAGCAGCTTCCCCATCTTCCCTAATGCCTCTTCATAGCTGAGTTTCTTCAATTCGTCCAACCCTTCCTTGAACCCCTTCGCATCCTCTCGCTTCATTTGCCTATCCGCATTCCTCTTCAAATGCTTCACACAAAGCTGGTGATCCGCTAATGGATATACCATCCTTATTATCTCCCCTAATCCACTTAAATCGTCGCTTACTACTACCATCACCCTCTTCAAGCCACGTCTCACCAAATCCTCAAATACCTTCCCCCATTCCACCCTGCTCTCCTTACCCAAATACGTGTACAAACCGTATATGTCCTTCTTCCCCTCCATGTCTATCCCCAATACTATGTAACATACCCCATACCTTACTTTCCCTTCTTCCCTTATCTCACTGTGGTAACCATCTATTATTAGCGCAAATGCCTCACTCGGTAGCTCCCTCTCCTTGAACCATCTCAATTCTTCCTTCAACCCTTCCTTTATCCTCTCAAGCTCCTTCTCCGAGTATGGTAACCCTAACCTCTTCAAAACACTCATTATCTCAGACTCCGAAAACCCACTCGCTATCATCGATTCCAATAACTTAACATACGATTCGTCCAGCCTCTTGTACTTTTCCTTCAATAAATGTGGCCTAAAACCGCCTTTCCTCGTCCTCGGTACTTCAAGTTCCAAAATTCCATACGTGCTGTAAAGATCCCTTTCATACTTCCCGTTCCCTTTGTCCCCTTCCTCAGTCTCAAGATATATCTTTCTCTCTGAAAGCATTATCGTGTTCAAAAGCCTTTCAAACAAATCTGCAAGTGTTTCCCTTTGCTTTTGATCAGAATCATCCGCATATTCCTTAAGCAACATCTCTAAAGACCTTTTCTTGACTTGTTCAAAGTATTCCCTGTCTTCCAGAAATTTGTTCGACATGCCCGACACCTCCTTATTGTACAATAATCTTACCACCAGACACAAAATTATCCGAACTCCCTAGACAGTGAAGCAGAGGGAAGAATACTTGATAGGATATTCAGCGAAGTGAAAACTATCATAATCATTTCGCATAGACTTTCAACGATTAAGAAGGCAACAAGAATAATCGTTCTTGATCAAGGTAGAATTGTTTGTGAGGATACTCATGAGAATCTTTTGAAAAACTGTGGGGTCTATAAGAAGGTTATGCAGAGACAACTAATAGATTAGTTGTTTCATTTCTCTTTCAGAATAAGACAAAAAATCAAACCACAAGTTTGTCAAAGTCCTTCGGTACAAGAATCTCACCAGAAAAATGTTTTCGAGCACTTTGTACGAGGTTTTCCTCTTGCCCATCCAGTTCGTTGCCAAGATGAACAAGACAAAGCATTTTCACACCTGCTTGTTGGGCCATTCGAGCGGCATCCTCAACTGTGCTGTGTCCTTCTTTTGGTCCAGTTAAAAGTTCACTGCACGTTGCTTCGTGAATTAAAACAGTTGCCTGCTTTGCAAAATCAACTATGGTTTCACATGGCTGTGTATCGCTTGTGTACACAACTAACGCATCATGGGAAGATATTTTCAATCCAATGTTTTTTATGGAATGACAAACTGGAAAACACTCAACGGTGATGAAGTCAGTATTGATCACTTGTTGTCTTTCACTAATCGGAACAACCTGTAAAGTAAAGCCAAGTTTTTCTTCGAAAAGATCGAACAAAGAAAGAAATTTCTCCAAAAAATCAAAGTATTCCCTTAAGATATAGACATACAGAGGTTTCTTTCTTCCACTCAGTCGGATCATCTCCAGAAAAGATGGCAAACCATAAACGTGATCAATATGCCGGTGTGTAATTATCAAGTGATCAACTGTTTGCACAGGATCACATCCAGCCTTCAGGAGTTTGCCGAAAACGTTACCTGGACAGTCAATCAAGATATTATCAATTAACAAAGAGGTATTATCACGATTTGTTGAACTCACCGCCCCCGATGTTCCAAGGAAAACTATCCTCACAATCTTCACCAAGATGATTATACAACTGTTCTAAAAATGTTATACTAATCACGAAGTTTAATGCTCATTATGCTAAAGCAAAAAGGGGGATTTTTGATGACCCCCACCTTCAACGGTGCCACAACGATCAAAACAGATTTGTTAACAGATATCAGATGTGCAAGTCAAGCAGGTTTCAAAGCTTTGGAGATATGGAAAACCAAATTGTTGACAGAGCTAAAAGAAAGGGACATCGAATTCATCGCAAAACAGTTTAAGGATTATTCAATACTTCCAAGTACTATCAACTCGGTCGAGCAATTTACCTTCTGTGAAGATTTTGAACAAAAAAAGAAGGAATTTGAGCTGCTTTCCAAAATCGCAAGCAAAATTGGTGTTGAAACCATCATCGTTGTCCCTGGTTTTGTAAAAGCTATGCCGTCTGCAGAGGAAATAAAAGAAAAGACGAAAAAGGCTCTGAGGGAATTTTCTGATCTTGCGAAGTTGTACAACGTCAAGATAGGTTTTGAGTTTCTTGGATTTGAGAACTGTTCTGTGAACAATCTTAAGATGGCCCTTGAAATAGTCGAATCACTTGATAGAGAAAACGTTGGTCTTGTGATTGATACCTTCCATTTCTTCACTGGCGGTTCATCCTTTGAAGATCTCAAGAGAACTCCCTCAGAGAGAATATTCGTTGTTCATGCGAATGATCTGCCACGATTAAACCACAAACCAAAAGACTCCGATCGAATTATGCCAGGAGATGGAATCCTGCCATTGAAAGAGTTTCTCACTGTTGTAAAACAAATTGGATACAAAGGTATAGTATCGGTTGAACTTTTCAACGAAAAATATTGGCAACTTGATCCGTGTCTTGTCGCCAAGGAAGCTTACCAAAAATTAACTCGTTTGCTTTAAAACATCTTCCTTTGCACCGAGACGTTTAGAGATTTCCTTGGCGGTTTTCATAACCTCCTGCGCTACAACTTTTATCAGTTGATCACTGAAAACGCTTGCAGCGCCAGTTACGCTTATTGCACCTATCACATTGCCTGTGTAATTAAAAACAGGAGCACCCACGCAAGCTATACCAGGTTCATTTTCTTCCATGTCCACCGCATAACCTTGTTTTCTGACTTTTTCAAGCTCTTCAAGTAACTTTGATTTATCCGTTATCGTATTTGGGGTTTGCTTTGTCAAAGTAACATGACTTAAGTATTCTTGAAGTTCTTCCTTTGGCATAAAAGCCAAAATAGCTTTTCCAAAAGCGGTTGAATAAAGTCTCATTCGCATCCCAATCCTAGACACAGTTGGTATAGTTCTAGCACTTTCAACTTTATCGATATAAACTCCCTCAAAACCATCTTTTAGCGCAAAGTGTACAGTCATGCCTGTTCTTTCCATCAAATCGACGAGGAATGGATGAGCAATTTCCCCGACTTGAACGTTTCTAAGTATAATGCTTCCAAGTTCCACGATTTTGTAAGAAGCATGGTATTTAAGAGAATATGGATCTTTTGAAAGATAACCGCATTTTGTAAGTGTTTCCAAATGTTTATAAGCAGCAGGTGGGGTGATGTTCATATACTCGGCGACATCTTGAATTCTAGCCCCACCGTTTTTTGAAATTACATATTCTAAAATCTTCAAAGCTTTTTCAACAGAACCTATGGTCATATACGATACCTCCATTATCTTTGTACTCTTCCTGCCCCTCCACCTTTCATAAGACTCAAAACTTCATCCACACTTACTTGGTTGAAATCGCCAATTATGGTGTGCTTTAGACAAGATGCCGCGACTGCAAACTCTAAAGCTTCTTGTGGCTTCATATTATTTATTAAACCATAAATTAGTCCAGCTGCAAACGAATCTCCTGCGCCAACACGATCAACGATGTAAATGGTGTAGTGTTTGCTGACCAAAAATTCGTCGTTAACAAGTAAAACGCCAGACCAACCATTCACGTTGGCAGTGATACTCTCTCTCAAAGTTATCGCGACCATCTTGAAGCCAAATTGTTCCCTGAGTCTTCTTGCAACTTGTTCGTATCCTTTCAGACTGAGCTTTCCTTCCTGAACATTTGACTCATCGGCTTTTATTCCAAAAACTTTTTCGGCATCTTCTTCGTTTGCAAACAGGATATCAACGTATTTCACCAACTGGCTCATGACTTGGTTTGCCTTTTGTGGACTCCAAAGTTTGGCTCTGTAGTTCAAATCACACGAGACAGTTAAACCTTTTTCCTTTGCTTTTTGAACTGCTTGTAGGCATGCTTGAGCAAGGTTATCACTCAAAGCAGGCGTTATTCCTGTGAAATGAAACCAGGATGCGTTTTCAAAAATTTTATCCCAGTCGTAATCCTCAGGTTTCGATAGGGCAAAAACAGAATTTGCTCTGTCGTATATCACCTTTGACGGTCTTTGAGAAAACCCAGTTTCAAGAAAATAAATTCCAAGTCTACCTTCTGCAAATTTTATGAAAGAGGTGTCAACACCGTATTGTCTTAAGGTTCGCAAAACTGCCAAACCAAACTCGTTGTTAGGTAGTTTAGTCACAAAAGCTGCCGGAACACCAAAACTAGCGAGCGAAACGGCAACGTTTGCTTCCGCCCCTGCATAACTTACTTCAAAACTGTTGGCTTGAACAAAACGAACATAACCAGGCGTAGCCAGCCTCATCATTATTTCACCAAAAGTCACAACTTTTGACATTTTCCACACCCCCTGATGAATTTCACCAAGATAAAGTTTACCATCACAAAACAAATAGTCAAATTTATTTTCCAAAGGTTAAGCAGAAAACCTATAATAGCTCTAACTTTAAGCATGCATGCAGGGGTCATATAGAATTTACAAAAAGTCGGTGAGTTAAGAATCACTTAGAATTATTACTCACAGGAAAACAAAACTTGACTTGAGAGTGTACGTCATGATAAAATGTTTAACGTACAAAAACGTTAATA
Proteins encoded in this region:
- a CDS encoding IS256 family transposase, which codes for MEDREYFEQVKKRSLEMLLKEYADDSDQKQRETLADLFERLLNTIMLSERKIYLETEEGDKGNGKYERDLYSTYGILELEVPRTRKGGFRPHLLKEKYKRLDESYVKLLESMIASGFSESEIMSVLKRLGLPYSEKELERIKEGLKEELRWFKERELPSEAFALIIDGYHSEIREEGKVRYGVCYIVLGIDMEGKKDIYGLYTYLGKESRVEWGKVFEDLVRRGLKRVMVVVSDDLSGLGEIIRMVYPLADHQLCVKHLKRNADRQMKREDAKGFKEGLDELKKLSYEEALGKMGKLLEKYKEEYPSFVRYLEGKKEKYVAYTKYPEELRGYIYTTNAVESINSKIERVRIKSGGYFGSVELLELSVYLHRKNLRETKWRNGIMRVKGCMYELNQMFQLRYFVQTQNSP
- a CDS encoding MBL fold metallo-hydrolase, with the translated sequence MKIVRIVFLGTSGAVSSTNRDNTSLLIDNILIDCPGNVFGKLLKAGCDPVQTVDHLIITHRHIDHVYGLPSFLEMIRLSGRKKPLYVYILREYFDFLEKFLSLFDLFEEKLGFTLQVVPISERQQVINTDFITVECFPVCHSIKNIGLKISSHDALVVYTSDTQPCETIVDFAKQATVLIHEATCSELLTGPKEGHSTVEDAARMAQQAGVKMLCLVHLGNELDGQEENLVQSARKHFSGEILVPKDFDKLVV
- a CDS encoding sugar phosphate isomerase/epimerase family protein — protein: MTPTFNGATTIKTDLLTDIRCASQAGFKALEIWKTKLLTELKERDIEFIAKQFKDYSILPSTINSVEQFTFCEDFEQKKKEFELLSKIASKIGVETIIVVPGFVKAMPSAEEIKEKTKKALREFSDLAKLYNVKIGFEFLGFENCSVNNLKMALEIVESLDRENVGLVIDTFHFFTGGSSFEDLKRTPSERIFVVHANDLPRLNHKPKDSDRIMPGDGILPLKEFLTVVKQIGYKGIVSVELFNEKYWQLDPCLVAKEAYQKLTRLL
- a CDS encoding IclR family transcriptional regulator → MTIGSVEKALKILEYVISKNGGARIQDVAEYMNITPPAAYKHLETLTKCGYLSKDPYSLKYHASYKIVELGSIILRNVQVGEIAHPFLVDLMERTGMTVHFALKDGFEGVYIDKVESARTIPTVSRIGMRMRLYSTAFGKAILAFMPKEELQEYLSHVTLTKQTPNTITDKSKLLEELEKVRKQGYAVDMEENEPGIACVGAPVFNYTGNVIGAISVTGAASVFSDQLIKVVAQEVMKTAKEISKRLGAKEDVLKQTS
- a CDS encoding sugar kinase yields the protein MSKVVTFGEIMMRLATPGYVRFVQANSFEVSYAGAEANVAVSLASFGVPAAFVTKLPNNEFGLAVLRTLRQYGVDTSFIKFAEGRLGIYFLETGFSQRPSKVIYDRANSVFALSKPEDYDWDKIFENASWFHFTGITPALSDNLAQACLQAVQKAKEKGLTVSCDLNYRAKLWSPQKANQVMSQLVKYVDILFANEEDAEKVFGIKADESNVQEGKLSLKGYEQVARRLREQFGFKMVAITLRESITANVNGWSGVLLVNDEFLVSKHYTIYIVDRVGAGDSFAAGLIYGLINNMKPQEALEFAVAASCLKHTIIGDFNQVSVDEVLSLMKGGGAGRVQR